The Pseudorasbora parva isolate DD20220531a chromosome 16, ASM2467924v1, whole genome shotgun sequence genome includes a region encoding these proteins:
- the LOC137043614 gene encoding uncharacterized protein isoform X2 — translation MYVIVEFLEEATCEMVPEIWLFKENEVQYCYWPLIIATKKIKKLEVPNKENWTRHRVRVFAKTADYETAKKWSKKAAVQSSDESSDDTHKRKKIPVCLSSSDEDTSSVARPQKKSRMTYTTTVEPQLPIPPVVKSFTTQKRNEELQIPDVSIRPTPTRDIQKHDHLLSLLTQKIISMESEMKAMRSSIAALHDLYARALGDGTGQRVEEMSLDVCGTMEEFLSLEGKLKEETFRKAVTHHLSLVGGPNPGENTRRVMRAVASYSVWKEFSLKGKKGKKPLENMTILKVIKKAVMTSNRGIHQAKVEDIVADTLKHAPARCQNVSLFMFMGTCDCVVTTIKSLYCGQWPCNVKLCPSVLLRE, via the exons ATGTATGTGATTGTCGAATTTTTAGAGGAGGCGACTTGCGAGATGGTACCAGAAATTTGGCTTTTCAAGGAAAATGAG GTACAATATTGTTACTGGCCACTAATAATTGcgactaaaaaaataaaaaaacttgaaGTGCCAAATAAAGAAAATTGGACCCGGCACAGGGTTAGGGTGTTTGCAAAAACAG CGGACTATGAAACGGCCAAAAAGTGGTCAAAAAAAGCAGCTGTGCAGTCTTCAGATGAGAGCTCTGATGACACccacaaaaggaaaaaaataccaGTGTGTCTCAGCAGCTCTGATGAAG atACTTCTTCAGTAGCTCGCCCACAAAAGAAGAGTCGGATGACCTATACAACCACTG TGGAACCTCAGCTGCCAATTCCACCAGTTGTTAAATCCTTtacaacacaaaaaagaaatgaagaACTTCAGATACCTGATGTGTCCATTAGGCCAACACCTACCAGAGACATACAGAAACATG ATCACCTCCTGAGCCTGCTCACTCAGAAAATAATCAGCATGGAGAGTGAGATGAAGGCAATGAGGAGCTCAATAGCAGCTCTGCATGACCTCTATGCTCGTGCCCTGGGGGATGGGACTGGTCAGCGAGTGGAGGAGATGAGCCTTGATGTGTGTGGCACTATGGAGGAATTCCTCTCCCTTGAAGGAAAACTAAAAGAAGAGACATTCAGGAAGGCAGTG ACACATCATTTAAGTCTTGTTGGAGGTCCAAACCCTGGGGAGAACACACGACGGGTGATGCGGGCAGTGGCCTCCTATAGTGTTTGGAAGGAATTCAGTTTGAAGGGGAAAAAAGGGAAGAAACCCCTGGAAAACATGACCATTTTGAAGGTCATAAAAA AGGCAGTGATGACGTCCAATCGTGGAATCCATCAAGCAAAAGTGGAGGACATTGTGGCAGACACACTTAAACATGCTCCAGCAAGGTGTCagaatgtaagtttatttatgTTCATGGGAACATGTGATTGTGTCGTGACCACCATAAAATCCTTATATTGTGGCCAATGGCCATGCAATGTGAAGTTGTGTCCTAGTGTTCTGTTGAGGGAATAA
- the LOC137043614 gene encoding uncharacterized protein isoform X1 — MKFFCQCSMNFNQRMYVIVEFLEEATCEMVPEIWLFKENEVQYCYWPLIIATKKIKKLEVPNKENWTRHRVRVFAKTADYETAKKWSKKAAVQSSDESSDDTHKRKKIPVCLSSSDEDTSSVARPQKKSRMTYTTTVEPQLPIPPVVKSFTTQKRNEELQIPDVSIRPTPTRDIQKHDHLLSLLTQKIISMESEMKAMRSSIAALHDLYARALGDGTGQRVEEMSLDVCGTMEEFLSLEGKLKEETFRKAVTHHLSLVGGPNPGENTRRVMRAVASYSVWKEFSLKGKKGKKPLENMTILKVIKKAVMTSNRGIHQAKVEDIVADTLKHAPARCQNQQDQRKVVQQNDEDAEDETLLLFDEE; from the exons atgaaatttttcTGTCAGTGCTCCATGAATTTTAATCAAAG AATGTATGTGATTGTCGAATTTTTAGAGGAGGCGACTTGCGAGATGGTACCAGAAATTTGGCTTTTCAAGGAAAATGAG GTACAATATTGTTACTGGCCACTAATAATTGcgactaaaaaaataaaaaaacttgaaGTGCCAAATAAAGAAAATTGGACCCGGCACAGGGTTAGGGTGTTTGCAAAAACAG CGGACTATGAAACGGCCAAAAAGTGGTCAAAAAAAGCAGCTGTGCAGTCTTCAGATGAGAGCTCTGATGACACccacaaaaggaaaaaaataccaGTGTGTCTCAGCAGCTCTGATGAAG atACTTCTTCAGTAGCTCGCCCACAAAAGAAGAGTCGGATGACCTATACAACCACTG TGGAACCTCAGCTGCCAATTCCACCAGTTGTTAAATCCTTtacaacacaaaaaagaaatgaagaACTTCAGATACCTGATGTGTCCATTAGGCCAACACCTACCAGAGACATACAGAAACATG ATCACCTCCTGAGCCTGCTCACTCAGAAAATAATCAGCATGGAGAGTGAGATGAAGGCAATGAGGAGCTCAATAGCAGCTCTGCATGACCTCTATGCTCGTGCCCTGGGGGATGGGACTGGTCAGCGAGTGGAGGAGATGAGCCTTGATGTGTGTGGCACTATGGAGGAATTCCTCTCCCTTGAAGGAAAACTAAAAGAAGAGACATTCAGGAAGGCAGTG ACACATCATTTAAGTCTTGTTGGAGGTCCAAACCCTGGGGAGAACACACGACGGGTGATGCGGGCAGTGGCCTCCTATAGTGTTTGGAAGGAATTCAGTTTGAAGGGGAAAAAAGGGAAGAAACCCCTGGAAAACATGACCATTTTGAAGGTCATAAAAA AGGCAGTGATGACGTCCAATCGTGGAATCCATCAAGCAAAAGTGGAGGACATTGTGGCAGACACACTTAAACATGCTCCAGCAAGGTGTCagaat CAGCAGGACCAGAGAAAGGTTGTACAGCAAAATGATGAGGATGCCGAAGATGAGACACTTCTACTTTTTGATGAGGAATAA